A genome region from Arachidicoccus soli includes the following:
- a CDS encoding DUF3108 domain-containing protein — MRRIFLLLSILTCCAFTQINETSYDLCGMKNTSFKAGESFSLTIYYSVAGLYVNAGTANISTTLGHFENRTVYRIACDGKSNSSYDWIFKVRDHYESYVDTATMQSLKFIRQIHEGKYKKRENVVFNRETNTAITNKGVYKTPDCVQDVVSAVFNARNIDFNKYEAGDKIPFKMFLDNEVYSLYIRYLGKERITTRFGTFNAIKFKPLLIKGEMFKGGEKMTVWVSDDANHLPLRIESPIVVGTVKVDMTGYRNLRYPLSSRIN; from the coding sequence ATGAGAAGAATTTTTTTATTATTGAGCATTTTAACTTGTTGTGCATTTACGCAAATAAATGAAACAAGTTACGATTTATGTGGAATGAAGAACACTTCCTTTAAGGCTGGCGAATCTTTTTCACTTACTATATACTATTCTGTTGCCGGGCTGTATGTAAACGCCGGTACAGCGAATATTTCTACGACCTTGGGCCATTTTGAGAATAGAACTGTTTATCGAATTGCATGCGATGGGAAGTCTAACTCTTCTTATGATTGGATTTTTAAAGTAAGAGATCATTATGAGTCCTATGTTGATACGGCAACCATGCAGTCGTTAAAATTTATCAGACAAATACATGAAGGCAAATATAAAAAACGGGAGAATGTTGTATTCAATAGAGAAACAAATACAGCCATTACCAATAAGGGTGTTTATAAAACCCCAGACTGTGTACAAGATGTGGTAAGCGCTGTTTTTAACGCAAGGAATATAGATTTTAATAAATATGAAGCCGGTGACAAAATTCCCTTTAAAATGTTTTTGGATAATGAAGTGTACAGTTTGTATATACGTTATTTAGGGAAAGAAAGAATTACCACACGTTTTGGAACCTTTAATGCAATAAAGTTTAAACCGCTACTAATCAAAGGGGAGATGTTTAAGGGGGGTGAAAAAATGACTGTTTGGGTAAGTGATGATGCAAACCATTTACCGCTAAGAATAGAAAGCCCCATTGTTGTAGGGACCGTGAAAGTGGATATGACCGGATATAGAAATTTGCGTTATCCTTTGAGCTCTCGCATCAATTAA
- a CDS encoding thiol-disulfide oxidoreductase DCC family protein encodes MTEQAQNIVLFDGICNLCNGAVQFIIKHDKNAHFKFASLQSAVAKKLLLQYGIEMRNPPESILLIREHKIFYQSSAILHIAQRLDGAWKIATVLFIVPKFIRNFFYRLIAKNRYKWFGKKQECMLPTPALKSRFLED; translated from the coding sequence TTGACAGAACAAGCTCAAAATATTGTATTGTTTGATGGTATCTGCAATTTATGCAACGGGGCAGTACAGTTTATTATCAAACATGATAAGAATGCGCATTTCAAATTTGCCTCTCTACAGTCAGCAGTTGCAAAAAAACTGTTACTTCAATACGGCATAGAAATGCGTAACCCTCCGGAAAGTATTTTGCTAATAAGGGAGCATAAAATATTTTATCAATCTTCAGCAATTCTACACATTGCTCAAAGACTGGATGGAGCTTGGAAAATAGCGACAGTTCTTTTTATTGTACCAAAGTTTATCCGCAATTTCTTTTACCGCCTTATTGCAAAAAATAGATATAAATGGTTTGGCAAAAAACAGGAATGCATGCTTCCTACACCGGCATTGAAAAGTAGATTTTTAGAAGATTAA